A portion of the Lolium rigidum isolate FL_2022 chromosome 1, APGP_CSIRO_Lrig_0.1, whole genome shotgun sequence genome contains these proteins:
- the LOC124693148 gene encoding OVARIAN TUMOR DOMAIN-containing deubiquitinating enzyme 1-like: MVLQTSQNGGPKIHEKEPLSSLESEFAYDPMKDKSNKLLANYSEYRKVAGDGSCFYRSFIYSYLELLVKVPHEEELRLIGTLEPLLEKFQRLDLPGSYYHGHDAFVNFILKCMDRKQTLSVSDYEDWLFQESQNDQLFANIISYLRLVTAIQICTEVEKFRHAIPELDPSYPEGWCRQEVIPMHKDAFEVHVVALTDVLQVPLRIVNVDISKIAEPNTHIFESPDASPSVPCVTLLYRPGHYDIIY; this comes from the exons ATGGTTTTGCAGACATCGCAGAATGGCGGCCCCAAAATTCATGAAAAG GAGCCTTTATCATCTCTAGAGTCTGAGTTTGCATACGACCCTATGAAAGATAAATCAAAT AAGCTTTTGGCTAATTACTCTGAATACCGGAAAGTAGCTGGAGATGGGAGTTGCTTCTACAGATCGTTCATTTATTCATATCTG GAGCTGCTTGTGAAAGTACCTCATGAGGAGGAACTACGTTTGATTGGGACACTTGAACCACTGTTGGAGAAGTTCCAAAGACTTGATTTGCCTGGTTCATATTATCATGGTCATGAT GCTTTTGTGAACTTCATACTGAAATGTATGGACCGAAAACAAACTCTATCAGTAAG TGACTATGAAGACTGGCTTTTCCAGGAGAGTCAAAATGATCAGCTGTTTGCCAATA TCATATCATATCTTCGACTGGTGACAGCGATTCAGATATGCACTGAGGTTGAAAAGTTCCGGCATGCCATACCTGAGCTTGATCCATCATACCCTGAAGGG TGGTGTCGACAGGAAGTCATCCCAATGCACAAAGATGCATTTGAAGTCCATGTTGTCGCCCTCACCGATGTACTACAAGTGCCCCTCCGAATTGTCAACGTTGACATTTCAAAGATTGCAGAGCCAAACACCCACATCTTCGAGTCACCAGATGCCTCGCCCTCGGTTCCTTGTGTGACGCTGCTGTATAGGCCAGGGCACTACGATATCATCTACTAG